The Planktothrix sp. FACHB-1365 sequence CAACAGCAATGGGAAAAGGCGTTAAAATATTATCAAATAGCGTTACAGTTAAAACCCAATCAAGTCTGGATTTACCGGAATTTATATACCGTTTGGATGAATCTTAATCAACCTGAAAAAGCACTCGATTGTTGGTATCAAGTATTGATTTTAGAACCTCAATGTGTTTCTTCTCAAGATTATATAAACTTTGGGAAAACGTTAATTGAAAAAGGTAAATTAGACCAAGCCCTGGAACTTTATACTAAGAGCGTAGAAATCTATCCTAATTTGCCTCAATCTTATTATTGGTTAGGAGAAATTTGCTTTAAAACTGGGAAATTACAACAAGCCATTGATTGGTATTGTCAAGCAATTGAGATAAATTCTGATAAATTTTGGTTGTATTTTGCCTTGGGAAATGCCTTATTTGAAACCCAACAGTTTGATGACGCTTTAGCAGCTTATCAGCAAGCAATTGAATTGGAACCCAATGTGGATTGGTTATATCCCCCACTTGGAAAAGTTTTAACGATTCAACAACAATGGGATCAAGCAATTCAGGCTTATTGTAAAGCGGTTGAATTAAATCCTAATCATTTTTGGCTGTTAGATAAATTAACAGAAACCTTGATTGAACAGCAGCAAATTGAGACAGCGATTCCAGTTTATCAAAATTGTCTTAAAGTCAATCCTAAAGCTCATGTTTTACATTACCATTTAGCGAACTTATATCAATCTCAAGGTCAATGGAATGACGCCATCATCCACTATCAAAAAGTGATTCAACTCAGCCCTAATTTTTTTGGAGCATATCCTCAACTGGCAAAAGCTTTATCTGCTCAAAAAAGATGGGAAGAAGCCATTGATTGTTATCGTCAAGCAATTGAGATAAATCCTGATAGTTTTTTGTTGCATTGTGCCTTGGGAAATGCCTTGTTTGAAACCCAACAGTTTGATGACGCTTTAGCAGCTTATCAGCAAGCAATTGAATTGGAACCCAATGTGGATTGGTTATATCCTCAACTGGGAAAAGTTTTAACGATTCAACAACAATGGAATCAAGCAATTCAGGCTTATTGTAAAGCGGTTGAATTAAATCCTAATCATTTTTGGCTGTTAGATAAATTAATAGAAATCTTAATTGAACAGCAGCAAATTGAAACAGCGATTCCAGTTTATCAAGAGTATCTTAAAGTCAATCCTAAAGCTCATGTTTTACATTACCATTTAGCGAACTTATATCAATCTCAAGGTCAATGGAATGACGCCATCATCCATTATCAAAAAGTGATTCAACTCAGCCCTAATTTTTTTGGAGCATATCCTCAACTAGCCAATGCTTTATCTGCTCAAAAAAGATGGGAAGAAGCTATTGATTTTTATCGTCAAGCAATTGAGATAAATCCTAATAGTTTTTGGTTGTATTTTGCCTTGGGAAATGCCTTATTTGAAACCCAACAGTTTGATGACGCTTTAGCAGCTTATCAGCAAGCAATTGAACTGGAACCCAATGTGGATTGGTTATATCCCCCACTTGGAAAAGTTTTAACGATTCAACGACAATGGCATCAAGTCATTCATGCTTATTGTAAAGCAATTGAACTCAATCCGAATCATCTTGGGTTGTTCGATGAATTAGCACAAACCTTAATTGAACAGCAGGAATTTGAAACAGCGATTTCAGTTTATCAAGAAGGGGTTAAAATTGCTCCTAAAATTGATATTTTACATTACATTTTGGGCAATTTATACAAATTGCAAGGTCAAGGAAATGAAGCGATCACATCTTATGAAAAGGCCATCAATATTAATGCTAATGTTGCTGAATATTATGCAGTGTTAGGAGAAGTGTGGTTAAAGAAACAAGAATTAGAGCAGGCAACATTCTACCTGATGGAATCTTTAAAAATGAAGTCAGATTTATTTCCAGTTTATGATAATATTGCTGAAATTCTACAGCAGCAAGGAAAAACTCAAGAGGCTGTAGATTGTTATAATCATAAAAAATTGCCTCGATCAATTATAGAACAATATTGCTTTATAAATCCCGATCAATTAATTACATCAGACCTTAGTTCTAATATTACTTATATTCCGGTTTATCCCAATAGCCAAATCTCTTTGAAACCCTCCCGAACAATTTCTCAAGATCATCCAGCGATGATGATCTTTAGTCAAATACACAATCGAAATGCTTTTGTAGTGACGTTAGACAATGGCAGAGTCTGGGGAAATGCAGCTACAACTGCAATTATAACGGCACAAAATGAGCTATTAACTGATATTTCTACAGGGTGTGGTGAATTAGTTTTATCCTCGAATAAATTACCCCCAGCCTATAAAATTGATGGAACTGTTGCCTTTTTATCAAGTCAATGGAGAGAGGGTTTTTACCATTGGATGTATGAGCTATTGCCAGGAATTCATTTAATTCAACAAAGCGGTATTTCTTTAAACAGTATCGATTATTTCGTTTTCAACAGTTATCATTATGCCTTCCAAAAAGAAACACTACAGAAATTAGGTATTCCAGAATCAAAAATTATTGAGAGTTGCCATCAACCTCACATTCAAGCCAAGAAAGTTATTGTTCCTGCACCTAATATTTACCATGTAGCGTCTGATTGGATTTGCCAATTTTTAAAGCAACACTTGGTTAATCAAGATGTTTACAAAATCCCAGCAAATCGTCGCCTTTATATCAGTCGAGCACAAGCAAATCATCGCCACCTTCTGAATGAAGATAAGTTACTGCAAAGTTTAAAACCATTCAACTTTGAGACTGTTGTACTAGAATCTTTAACGATTGCTGAACAAGCTAAATTAATGGCGAGTGCTTCAGTGGTTTTAGCACCTCATGGTGCGGGATTATCCAATCTTGTTTTCTGTCAACCAGGAACTAAAGTGATTGAGTTATTTCCTCCAAGTTATGTACCACCTTGTTATCGAATTATTAGTAATTTTTGTGGGTTAGAACATTACTATTTAATTGGAGAACTGGTAGATGCGGGTGCAGATCAAACAGAACAGGATCTGACCCGTTCGGGATGGTTGAATATACAAATTAATATCGATGATTTAATCAGTTTACTGGAATTAGCAGGGGTAACAAAACCTGCTTAATCTTGTAGATATTCTATTGGGAATAAAATCATGCAACCATCTGAAATACCAGAAAATCCTGTCATTGTTTTATATCAACAAGCGTCTCGCCATATCGCTCAACAGCAATATGAAGAAGCGATTACAATTTGTCAAAACATCTTACAATTGCAACCTAATTTTGCGTTAGCTTACAGTACCATTGGGTTAGCGAAACAATTGCAAGGACAACTAGAGGAAGCTAAATCATACTATGAAAACGCCTTAAAACTACAACCGAACTGGGTCGAAGTTCTAGGGAATTTAGGGACAGTTTATCTACAACAACAGCAATGGGAAAAAGCTTTAAAATTCTATGAAATTGCTTTACAGTTAAAACCGAATCAAGTCGGGATTTACCGAAATTTATATAGTGTTTTTAGCTACCTAAACCAACCCGAAAAAGCACTAGAATGTTGGTTTCAAGTATTAATTTTAGAACCTGAATCTATCCCCCTTCAATCTCATATTGATTTCGGCAAAAGTTTGATTTCTCAAAGCAAATGGGATCAAGCAATTTCTTTGTATTTAAAAACTTTAGAAATTTATCCTAATTCCCATCAAGCTTATTATTGGTTAGGAGAAGCTTTTTCTGGAAAACAACAATGGTTAGAAGCAATAAAAGCTTATCGTCAAGCTATTGAAATTGAGAATAATATTGATTGGTTTTATCCAAAATTAGGAAAAGCGTTATTAGAAACTCACCAATGGTATGAGGCTGTTATTGCCTATTATGAAGCGGCTAAATCTAATGCTTATTATCAAGAGCTATTAGATGAGATTATTCCTAAAATTATACAATCTCAAGAATTAATTCAAGCAAGTTTAATTTTTGAAGAACAGTTAAAGAAACGTCCTGAAGCGGATGAACTTTACCATATTTTAGGAAATATTTATAAAGTCAACAATAAGATTGTAGATGCAATTTTTTATTATACAAAAGCGATTCAGATTAATCCTAATCTTTCCCAATATTATGCAGATTTAGGAGATGCTTGGTTAAAACAAAAGCAATGGGAACAGGCTATTTATTGTTGTCTTGAAGCTTTAAAAATTAATCCTGATTTTATGAAACCTTACGATATAATTGCTGAGGTTTTGATGCAACAAGGATATGATGAAGAAGGTTTAGGCTGTTATAACGCTAGAGAAATACCCTCTGCAATTCTTCAAAAATATTGTCCCATTCCGACACACCAACTGACTTTATCCCAGATTGATTCTCAGATCAACTCTATACCCATTTATTCTGAATCTAATATTACTTTAACTTCGTCAAAAACGGTTTCTCAATCTCAATTTTGTTTAATGTTTGATCACGCTACAACTCAAAAAGCATTTGTAGCCATTTTAGAGAATGCTAGAGCCTGGGGAGATTTAGCCACCAGTGCCATTATAACAGAAAATAATCAATTAGTTACGGATCTTTCAACGGGATGTGCTGAATTAGTTTTATCATCCAATCAATTAGCACCAGCCTATCAAATTGAGGGGACAATTGCCTTTTTATCGGTGCGTTGGGGAGCAACCTATTTTCATTGGCTGTATGATGTTTTACCCGGTTTTCATTTAATTCAAAAAAGTGGGATTTCCTGGGATGATATTGATTATTTTGTGATTAATGCAGACTATCCAACTTATCAAAAAGAAACCTTAGTTAAGCTTGGTGTTCCCTTGTCTAAAATTATGGTTAGTATGACTCATCATCATATTCAAGCAAATAAAATTATTGTTCCTTCCCCGAATTTAATGTACAAAAATGTGATCACACCTGCATGGGTGTGTAACTTTTTGAGATCAGCTTTTCTTCCCGCTAATATTGGGAATATTACCCCTTATCGCCGGATTTATTTGAGTCGAGAAAAAGCAAGTTATCGTAATGTTATTAACCAAGATGAATTATTTCAATGTCTGAAACCATTAAACTTTGAAAGCGTGGTTTTAGAAACTTTAAGCTTTTCAGAACAAGTGGAATTAATGGCGACCGCATCCGTTGTAATTGCGCCGCATGGCGCTGGATTATCTAATATTGTTTTTTGTCAACCTGGAACTAAAATTATTGAGCTATTTCACCCAGATTATGTTCCGATTTATTATCGATTGATTAGCAATCTTTGTCAGTTAGAACATTACTATTTAATTAGTGAAGTCATTGATAAAACCACAGAAAATTTAACTCATCTCGGACAACTCGATATGAGAATCAATCTGGATGAGTTCATAAATTTGTTAGAATTAGCTGAAATTAAAATAACTTAATTCCTGCTTCTAAAGGTTTAGAACGTTGTTGTATTGTTTGTTGTAAAACCCAAGTTGTTAAATTTTGCCATTCCGGTAAACTACACAGTTGATTCACGGATAAAGGCTGTTCTAAACTATTAGAATAATGAACAAAACTTTCTGTCCAATTGGTTAAAGTTTCTACCGCTAAAAATGGGGTATATTGCCAAGCTTTTTGTAAATATTCTGCCATTTCTAGCGGGAAACCTGTATAATACAAATACCAAGAACTCCAAACTAAGGTACTATACCGCACCCAATTTTCAATTAACCGAATTTCTAAGGGAATATTGGGAAGATTAAAAAATTTATTTAAAACATAATTAATCGATTTTGCTTGAGAAATTCCATCCCGCATGGTGTTGCGGTCATGTTGACGATAACAAACCGTTGACTGACGTAACCAAGCGGATTCACAGCCTAATAATGCTAATCTTAAAATTAAATCTACATCCTCCCCATGAGCTAACCCAGCTTCAAACCCTTCAATTTTTAATAACCAATCTCGACGAAACATTAAAGTTCCCATTGTACCCAACGGTTTCCAACGCAACCACATTTCTAAATTCAATTCAGGAACATAGTCCCAAGGTGTCGCATCCATTAAAGTTTCTCCCTGTTGGTTCACGCGACGCCATCCACTTTGAACCAGTCCCAGTTGGGGTTGTGCTTCAAAAACGGCGAGTTGAGTTGTTAATTTATCAGGAAGAAAAGTATCGTCCCCATCGAGGAAAACAATAAACTCTCCTCGTGCTAAATTTAACCCATGATTTCGCGCGACAGAAACCCCTTGGTTTTGTTGATAAACATAGTGAATGTGTTGAGAATAGGGTTGTAACGCTTCGCGGGTGTTGTCCTGGGAACCATCATCCACGACAATAATTTCATAAGCAGAATAAGTTTGATTAAGAATACTTTCGATCGCTTGCCCAATATAGCGATCGCAGTTGTATGCTGGAATCACAATACTAATTTGGGGAGTTTCTAAGGAATTGGACATAGATTTAATCCAGAACTTGATTCAATGTTAAATGTTAGGGTTGATTTTTATCTTCTATAATACCTAAAACTGCTATTAATAATTCCTCTAACTTGAGTTAGTCTCTGGACAGAATTCTCGTTAACTTAAAAAAGTTCAGTGTTGAGCTTTAGCCTAAGAATCTAGGTACTTTAGCTTAACTAGAGAAGATTTATTAATATTCGTTGATTTGGGACTTGCTACTTATTGTTCTGTTATTATTTAATTCCTAATGAAAAAAAATTCTATTTCTGTTCCCCAAAATCAAAAACTTCCTTGGTTTGAACGGTTAATGGCTATTGTCGCTACCGTTAACTACGGATTAATTTTATTTAATCTCAGTTATACTGATTTGCGAGATTATTATTTTCGTTATATCCCAGTTCTAACCCAAATTTATGATCCCATTAAAGGGATAGAACCCCATCAAGATACAGAAAAATATTTAGAGACTGTTGAGCAGTTAAAAGTTAGTGTAACTGAAACCAGTTTAAATTCTACTGAAACCGATGAAATTTTAGCACAATTACGCGCTCAAAGTGAGGGAATGATCAATGAAAATCCCTTTGCAATTGCTGAAAAAAGCGGAACTTTAGAACGCATTAAAAATCGAATGCGAGATCATGTCGAAAATCCTCAAAATTCCGCTAAAGAATCTTTTAATACCTTTTGGAGTATATCTTATCTCAAACAACAAGGATATGATCAAGAAATTGACTGGTTTGAAAAAAATATTAGTCCTTTAATTGCTATAAACTATTATCGAACTCTCGGAGAAAATGGGGAATTCACTCGAACTTTTTGGAAAATTGATTTACCCTTTGTGATCATTTTCTTTCTCGAATTTTTAGCCCGAACTTATTTTATTAGTCGTCGTTATCCGAGAGTGACTTGGTTTGATGCGATGTTATGGCGGTGGTATGATGTCTTTTTGTTCTTACCCTTTTGGCGATTATTAAGAATAATTCCTGTAGCACTACGCTTAAATCAAGTCCATTTTATCAGTTTAGAATATATTCGGCTGCAAGTGACTCGCGGATTTGTGGCTGGAATAGCCAGAGAATTAACCGAAGCCGTTGTGGTTGAAGGTCTTGAACAAGTTCAACGGGAAATTCAGAAAGGAGATGTGGTTAAGCGATTTTTCACGAATCGCAATAAAAAATATTTAGATATTAATAATATTAATGAAATAGAAGCGATCGCTAATCATTTAATTAAAACAATTATTTATAACGTTATTCCTAAACTAGAACCGGATATTGAAGCATTATTGCGCTATAATATTGAACAAGTCATCCAACAATCTCCCGTTATTCAACAGTTTAAAAATATACCGGGGTTACAACAAATTCCTGAACAAATTCAAGAAAGAATTATTGCTGAACTGTCTAAATTAGCAACAGAAGGGCCACAGGATGCCTATGAAACGGTGAAAAAAGCAATGGAAGATCCCGTTGGTACAAAATTAACCAATCAATTAGTTAAAAACTTTAGTCAGGTTTTAGGAGAAGAATTACAAAAAGAACAAGGTTTTGCGGAAATTCAAACCTTATTAATTGACTTTTTAGAAGAATTCAAAATTAACTATATTCAACAAGTAGATGAATCTAACTTTGAACAAGTTCTCGCCCAATTACATGAACAAAGACGATTAGCAGAAACCGATTAAATGTTGTCCTTGTCAACGGTTATCCGTCAACCGACAACCGACAATACTCCTGACAATTGCCTTCACTGTAAGCTAAACTAGAAGAAGAGGCGAACCCAAAAGGTTCGTCTTTGGCTTCTGGGAGGACACTGTTTCACGCGCAGAGTGGGTGAAGCCCACTTTTTTCATGTCAGTGTAACGCCAGAACTTCTGTAGACTCTAATATTCCCGTCAACTATGGCTCATCCCCTGATCCCCGAAATTCTTGATATCGCCACCCCCATCGCCCAAACCTTGGGACTGGAAGTGGTGGGGGCTACCTTTTACACCAATCAGAAACCGCCTGTACTGCGTGTCGATATCCGCAACCCCAGTCAGGATACTGGATTGGATGATTGTGAACGGATGAGTCGGGCTTTAGAAGAACAGTTAGAGACGACGAATATTATTCCCGATGCGTATGTTTTGGAGATTTCCAGCCCAGGAATTTCACAATTTTTAACCAGCGATCGCGAATTTATTTCCTTCAAAGGATTTCCGATCATTGTCAAAACATCAGAACCCTACAAAGGTCAGACTCAACAACGGGGAAAACTCGTGCGTCGGGATGAAACAACTGTTTATCTCAGTCAAAAAGGGCGACAAATCGCAATTCCGCGCGAGTTAGTAACGGAAGTTTTACTAGACGAAAGTGGAGAGGAATAAAGGTTTTATAACGCTGGAAGTCAATAAATAGAAACTTTCCACTCTGTTCCCTGTTCCCTG is a genomic window containing:
- a CDS encoding tetratricopeptide repeat protein — its product is MQPSETPENSVIALYQQASRHIAQQQYEEAITTCQNILQLQPNFALAYSTIGLAKQLQGQLEEAKSYYENALNLQPNWVEVIGNLGTVYLQQQQWEKALKYYQIALQLKPNQVWIYRNLYTVWMNLNQPEKALDCWYQVLILEPQCVSSQDYINFGKTLIEKGKLDQALELYTKSVEIYPNLPQSYYWLGEICFKTGKLQQAIDWYCQAIEINSDKFWLYFALGNALFETQQFDDALAAYQQAIELEPNVDWLYPPLGKVLTIQQQWDQAIQAYCKAVELNPNHFWLLDKLTETLIEQQQIETAIPVYQNCLKVNPKAHVLHYHLANLYQSQGQWNDAIIHYQKVIQLSPNFFGAYPQLAKALSAQKRWEEAIDCYRQAIEINPDSFLLHCALGNALFETQQFDDALAAYQQAIELEPNVDWLYPQLGKVLTIQQQWNQAIQAYCKAVELNPNHFWLLDKLIEILIEQQQIETAIPVYQEYLKVNPKAHVLHYHLANLYQSQGQWNDAIIHYQKVIQLSPNFFGAYPQLANALSAQKRWEEAIDFYRQAIEINPNSFWLYFALGNALFETQQFDDALAAYQQAIELEPNVDWLYPPLGKVLTIQRQWHQVIHAYCKAIELNPNHLGLFDELAQTLIEQQEFETAISVYQEGVKIAPKIDILHYILGNLYKLQGQGNEAITSYEKAININANVAEYYAVLGEVWLKKQELEQATFYLMESLKMKSDLFPVYDNIAEILQQQGKTQEAVDCYNHKKLPRSIIEQYCFINPDQLITSDLSSNITYIPVYPNSQISLKPSRTISQDHPAMMIFSQIHNRNAFVVTLDNGRVWGNAATTAIITAQNELLTDISTGCGELVLSSNKLPPAYKIDGTVAFLSSQWREGFYHWMYELLPGIHLIQQSGISLNSIDYFVFNSYHYAFQKETLQKLGIPESKIIESCHQPHIQAKKVIVPAPNIYHVASDWICQFLKQHLVNQDVYKIPANRRLYISRAQANHRHLLNEDKLLQSLKPFNFETVVLESLTIAEQAKLMASASVVLAPHGAGLSNLVFCQPGTKVIELFPPSYVPPCYRIISNFCGLEHYYLIGELVDAGADQTEQDLTRSGWLNIQINIDDLISLLELAGVTKPA
- a CDS encoding tetratricopeptide repeat protein, producing the protein MQPSEIPENPVIVLYQQASRHIAQQQYEEAITICQNILQLQPNFALAYSTIGLAKQLQGQLEEAKSYYENALKLQPNWVEVLGNLGTVYLQQQQWEKALKFYEIALQLKPNQVGIYRNLYSVFSYLNQPEKALECWFQVLILEPESIPLQSHIDFGKSLISQSKWDQAISLYLKTLEIYPNSHQAYYWLGEAFSGKQQWLEAIKAYRQAIEIENNIDWFYPKLGKALLETHQWYEAVIAYYEAAKSNAYYQELLDEIIPKIIQSQELIQASLIFEEQLKKRPEADELYHILGNIYKVNNKIVDAIFYYTKAIQINPNLSQYYADLGDAWLKQKQWEQAIYCCLEALKINPDFMKPYDIIAEVLMQQGYDEEGLGCYNAREIPSAILQKYCPIPTHQLTLSQIDSQINSIPIYSESNITLTSSKTVSQSQFCLMFDHATTQKAFVAILENARAWGDLATSAIITENNQLVTDLSTGCAELVLSSNQLAPAYQIEGTIAFLSVRWGATYFHWLYDVLPGFHLIQKSGISWDDIDYFVINADYPTYQKETLVKLGVPLSKIMVSMTHHHIQANKIIVPSPNLMYKNVITPAWVCNFLRSAFLPANIGNITPYRRIYLSREKASYRNVINQDELFQCLKPLNFESVVLETLSFSEQVELMATASVVIAPHGAGLSNIVFCQPGTKIIELFHPDYVPIYYRLISNLCQLEHYYLISEVIDKTTENLTHLGQLDMRINLDEFINLLELAEIKIT
- a CDS encoding glycosyltransferase family A protein, whose protein sequence is MSNSLETPQISIVIPAYNCDRYIGQAIESILNQTYSAYEIIVVDDGSQDNTREALQPYSQHIHYVYQQNQGVSVARNHGLNLARGEFIVFLDGDDTFLPDKLTTQLAVFEAQPQLGLVQSGWRRVNQQGETLMDATPWDYVPELNLEMWLRWKPLGTMGTLMFRRDWLLKIEGFEAGLAHGEDVDLILRLALLGCESAWLRQSTVCYRQHDRNTMRDGISQAKSINYVLNKFFNLPNIPLEIRLIENWVRYSTLVWSSWYLYYTGFPLEMAEYLQKAWQYTPFLAVETLTNWTESFVHYSNSLEQPLSVNQLCSLPEWQNLTTWVLQQTIQQRSKPLEAGIKLF
- the rimP gene encoding ribosome maturation factor RimP, with product MAHPLIPEILDIATPIAQTLGLEVVGATFYTNQKPPVLRVDIRNPSQDTGLDDCERMSRALEEQLETTNIIPDAYVLEISSPGISQFLTSDREFISFKGFPIIVKTSEPYKGQTQQRGKLVRRDETTVYLSQKGRQIAIPRELVTEVLLDESGEE